A portion of the Poecilia reticulata strain Guanapo linkage group LG23, Guppy_female_1.0+MT, whole genome shotgun sequence genome contains these proteins:
- the tmem229a gene encoding transmembrane protein 229A, with protein sequence MANLWREGHRSRSRERGTSLKTAAAPRQQGPSGDTGDAGESLRELPRWMRLYLYGMHGVTLDVLLSSLQGVLTSRDPKLVGFSSPYLCIMHALTHFALEKIYSQKKCFRGRPVVFHLVFYPSVYIGLQILVGNISTLTEQVRVVSGTQLVVHYILALYFSQVFHRGLAHLQYKPTSRCADLWRSLGDPDHHHHHDHHHHHHHPSGGLPGFARFLFFGMHGFLDEVLFTSLFNLVEKGVRATGGHTSLWSFLMYGSCSFVVEKLYFHLHFGRGWGTWRRLPIYICFIYTWEFCCGLTLRQFDACSWDYSHYPHNFMGLITLLYLPGWLILSLYQDVLSNVLLRIQCTKDPDCVSGENGKVNGQLESKKK encoded by the coding sequence ATGGCCAATCTGTGGAGAGAAGGTCATCGCAGCCGCTCCAGGGAGCGTGGCACCAGCCTGAAAACAGCTGCTGCGCCCCGGCAACAGGGACCGTCCGGAGACACCGGGGACGCCGGGGAGTCGCTGCGAGAGCTGCCGAGATGGATGCGGCTCTACCTCTACGGCATGCACGGCGTGACTCTGGACGTCCTGCTCTCCTCCCTGCAGGGGGTCCTAACCAGTCGCGACCCCAAGCTGGTGGGCTTCTCCTCTCCGTATCTGTGCATCATGCACGCACTGACCCACTTCGCACTGGAGAAGATCTACTCCCAGAAGAAGTGCTTCCGAGGTCGGCCCGTGGTGTTCCACCTGGTCTTTTACCCGTCTGTCTACATCGGACTGCAGATCCTCGTCGGGAACATCAGCACTCTGACCGAGCAGGTGCGAGTGGTGTCCGGGACGCAGCTGGTGGTCCACTACATCCTGGCTTTGTATTTCTCCCAGGTGTTCCACAGAGGGCTCGCGCACCTGCAGTACAAGCCCACCTCCCGCTGCGCCGACCTCTGGAGGAGCCTCGGCGATCccgatcatcatcatcaccatgatcatcatcatcatcatcatcatccttcAGGCGGACTTCCCGGGTTCGCCCGGTTCTTGTTTTTCGGCATGCACGGCTTCCTGGACGAGGTGTTGTTCACGTCTCTGTTCAACCTGGTGGAGAAAGGGGTGAGGGCCACCGGGGGCCACACGTCCCTGTGGTCCTTCCTGATGTACGGCAGCTGCAGCTTCGTGGTGGAGAAGCTCTACTTCCACCTGCACTTCGGGCGAGGCTGGGGGACCTGGCGGCGCCTGCCCATCTACATCTGCTTCATCTACACCTGGGAGTTCTGCTGCGGGCTGACGCTGAGGCAGTTTGACGCCTGCTCCTGGGATTACTCCCACTATCCGCACAATTTCATGGGACTCATCACCCTCCTGTACCTCCCAGGCTGGCTGATCCTGAGTCTGTACCAGGACGTGCTGTCTAACGTGCTGCTGAGAATACAGTGCACCAAAGACCCAGACTGCGTGAGTGGGGAGAATGGAAAGGTCAACGGACAACTGGAATCTAAGAAAAAATGA